Part of the Aquamicrobium lusatiense genome is shown below.
GGTCGGGATATTGTCGGGCAGCTTGCTGGTGGCCAGATCGCGCACCGTGCAGCAGAATACGCTGGCGAGCGCATAGAGGGAATAGGAGCTGAAGCCTTCATATCCGGGGCGGACGGTGATCACCACGCCTATGAAGCCGGCGCATATCGCTATCCAGCGCCGCCAGCCGACAGTTTGTCCGAACGCCAGCGCCGCCCCCATGGTCACCGCCAGTGGCAGCGCCTGCAGAATGGCTGACACATTTGCGATCGGCAATTGGGACAGCGCCATGAGAAAGGTGACGGTAGCTGCGACTTCACTGACAGCCCGAATTGCGACCAGCGGCTGAAGCAGCAGGCGCATCTGCGAGAACGCACCGCTTCGCCAACTTATGAGCGTGATTGTCGTTGATGCGAAAATTCCACGCACAAGCATAACTTGCGCCAGATTCATGGATTCTGACATCAGCTTGGTGATGGCATCGTTGATGGTGAAGCCGATCATCGCGACGACCATGTAAAGCGCGCCGCGCATATTGTCAGAAAGATTCAAGAAACCGGTCCCCTCATACTCCCGCGCCCACGCTAGCAGGCGTTGCGGGCACGGCAATGGCCCATGAGGGGGAAACTTACCGGTCAGCCACCGGTAACGCTCATGTGGCGCGAAACAGAGGGACGGTTGGTGCGGCGGTCGATGATGAAATCATGCCCCTTCGGCTTGCGGCCGATGGCTTCATCGATAGCGGCGGAAAGCAGCTCATTGCCCTCCGATGCGCGCAGCGGTGCGCGCAAATCCGCTGCGTCGTCCTGACCGAGGCACATATAGAGGGTGCCGGTGCAGGTGAGGCGCACGCGGTTGCAGCTTTCGCAGAAATTATGGGTCATCGGCGTGATGAAGCCCAGCCTTCCGCCTGTTTCCGCCACCTCTACATAACGGGCGGGGCCGCCGGTCTTGAATGGAATGTCGGTGAGCGTGAACTGTCTCTCAAGCTGCGCGCGCAGAACCGAAAGGGGCAGATACTGGTCGGTGCGGTCTGCCTCGATCTCACCCATCGGCATGGTTTCGATGACGGTCATGTCCATGCCGCGCCCGTGCGCCCAGCGCAGCATGTCAGGCATTTCGATGTCGTTGAAGCCACGCAGCGCCACGGCGTTGATCTTGACCTTCAGGCCGGCAGCTTGCGCGGCATCTATGCCGGCCATGACCTTGTCCAGATGACCCCAGCGCGTGATTGCATGGAATTTTTCCGCGTCGAGCGTATCCAGCGACACGTTGATGCGGCGCACGCCGGCATCCGCCAGTTCGCCTGCGAAACGCGACAATTGCGAGCCGTTGGTCGTCAAAGTCAGTTCTTCAAGGGCGCCGCTTTTCAGATGTCGCGAAAGCTCGCGCACCAGATGCATGATGTTCTTGCGCACGAGCGGCTCTCCACCGGTAAGTCGAAGCTTACGCACGCCCTTTTCGATGAAGATGGTGCAGAGCCGGTCCAGTTCCTCCAGCGACAGCAGATCCTTTCGCGGCAGGAATGCCATGTCCTCGGCCATGCAGTACACGCAGCGGAAATCGCAGCGGTCTGTCACCGATATGCGAAGATAGCTGATATGGCGACCGAAGGGGTCGATCATGTCCATTGCGCATTCCCATCTTCCGCCCGCGCAGCCGTTCTCGTGGCCGGCGCAGGCGTTATATACTCCTATGTGATACGAAGCGGCTTGCCATTCAAGGTGAATTGGCTTGCGTATCAGACTTAATCTTCAGCTGTGGCGGGCCGTGCGCGGTTATTGTAGACGGATGCATCCCAAAGGAGAGAGGCTGCCATGACCGCCCCATCGGAACTCAGGGTCTCGAAGGACCGCAAAACGCTGTTCGTGACATTTCCGGGCGCGGAGCCGATCGAACTGCCGGCGGAGATGCTGCGGGTGCTGTCGCCTTCGGCCGAAGTGCAGGGCCATTCGCCCGAGCAGCGTGTCACGGTTCCCGGCAAGCGCGAAGTGGCCATCACCCGCATCGATCCTGTCGGCAACTATGCCGTCCGCATCACCTTCGACGATTTCCACGATACCGGGATCTTTACCTGGATCTACCTTGCCGAACTCGGCCGGGAAAAGGAAGCCCGCTGGCAGGCTTATCTGGACGAACTC
Proteins encoded:
- a CDS encoding DMT family transporter encodes the protein MNLSDNMRGALYMVVAMIGFTINDAITKLMSESMNLAQVMLVRGIFASTTITLISWRSGAFSQMRLLLQPLVAIRAVSEVAATVTFLMALSQLPIANVSAILQALPLAVTMGAALAFGQTVGWRRWIAICAGFIGVVITVRPGYEGFSSYSLYALASVFCCTVRDLATSKLPDNIPTLLVSTVTSIVVTATGALLLAPMGGWTPIETRNLALMALGAMLLLLGYHFIIMAMRVGEVSFISPFRYTSLLSSILLGIIIFSELPDMLMILGATIIVASGLYTLYRERTVGRYETAAKSAGPSMGPDGI
- the moaA gene encoding GTP 3',8-cyclase MoaA gives rise to the protein MDMIDPFGRHISYLRISVTDRCDFRCVYCMAEDMAFLPRKDLLSLEELDRLCTIFIEKGVRKLRLTGGEPLVRKNIMHLVRELSRHLKSGALEELTLTTNGSQLSRFAGELADAGVRRINVSLDTLDAEKFHAITRWGHLDKVMAGIDAAQAAGLKVKINAVALRGFNDIEMPDMLRWAHGRGMDMTVIETMPMGEIEADRTDQYLPLSVLRAQLERQFTLTDIPFKTGGPARYVEVAETGGRLGFITPMTHNFCESCNRVRLTCTGTLYMCLGQDDAADLRAPLRASEGNELLSAAIDEAIGRKPKGHDFIIDRRTNRPSVSRHMSVTGG
- a CDS encoding gamma-butyrobetaine hydroxylase-like domain-containing protein — its product is MTAPSELRVSKDRKTLFVTFPGAEPIELPAEMLRVLSPSAEVQGHSPEQRVTVPGKREVAITRIDPVGNYAVRITFDDFHDTGIFTWIYLAELGREKEARWQAYLDELAAKGLSRDGR